A part of Maniola jurtina chromosome 19, ilManJurt1.1, whole genome shotgun sequence genomic DNA contains:
- the LOC123874887 gene encoding putative mediator of RNA polymerase II transcription subunit 26 isoform X3, with the protein MRLYTPAVIPVHHNLGSPQIGKYHFVTQERPEYLRKIRFDDNLILRSRPTDVLADCVVKDEQKILQEISKKYILIPKLRPTNENSVTYYNPSSVSNDTDWRNKYNILDELKKVEKEGSSEVSKDTDITHETFNNRENIDFESMIATPENGKEQKLDINKDPIYDRQENNEKGPVTELQTNNTKSYSDYNIECKNPLEDEQNIIPTKVKNAENKVGSPGLISINQEQTFSDTNKVSNEFYPSGNVVDVKLRNENKNVEKLNNNQVQNVQQIEMKVNNMVPTNRDHISAKVNNMKNEAFAQNNTVKLSNAETVDSNTTVPFIEKENIDLSLKTVETVAHPEESIENLESYAITGQNEPVSENIQQQEYESNNERTIVSDAIPSQIDEFEAEQKGMFYAEETGYNQNVDTTGYNAQNEEYTNEQYSYYNEPQQEQPYYAEINEHEESTERYDPNYEQQYVGNYEENVNVAQYENQQYAADSYENQQEVMNVNYEQQPDQQEMTNGNYYDQQPGQQDLTNLNYEQQPVQQDLTNVNYEQQLGQQDLTNVNYEQQLGQQDLTNVNYEQQLGQQDLTNVNYEQQLGQHDLTNVNYEQQLGQQDLTNVNYEQQLGQQDLTNVNYEQQPVQQDLSNVNYDQQLGQQDQTNVNYEQVPGQQDLTNVNYEQQPVNYDYGHSTHLDNPDQSQIENINTYDSQASELVNYETQQYNEVGEVEHPTIPDQNVYESQQDYVQMRTEQEAIQNMEQQLDGEGYTEIQNTYPSEQAAAVENISDIEPNIKVT; encoded by the exons ATGCGTTTATACACCCCTGCTGTGATACCAGTTCACCATAATTTG ggaaGTCCACAAATAGGAAAATATCATTTTGTAACCCAAGAGCGACCAGAATATCTAAGAAAAATAAGATTTGATGATAATTTAATACTACGCTCAAGACCAACAGATGTTTTAGCAGATTGTGTTGTAAAAgatgaacaaaaaatattacaagaaataagtaaaaaatatatacttattccAAAACTTCGACCTACTAACGAAAATAGTGTAACTTATTATAATCCATCGAGCGTAAGTAATGATACTGATTggagaaataaatataatattttagatgaGCTTAAGAAAGTTGAAAAGGAAGGATCATCAGAGGTTTCAAAGGATACAGATATAACACACGAAACTTTCAATAATCGAGAAAACATTGACTTTGAATCTATGATAGCTACACCAGAAAACGGAAAAGAACAAAAACTCGACATCAACAAAGATCCAATTTATGATAGACAGGAAAATAATGAGAAAGGGCCAGTCACTGAATTACAAACTAATAATACTAAAAGTTATTCTGATTATAATATTGAGTGCAAAAATCCTTTGGAAGACGAGCAAAATATAATTCCTACCAAAGTGAAAAACGCTGAAAATAAAGTTGGTTCACCAGGATTGATTTCTATAAACCAAGAACAAACTTTTTCTGATACAAATAAGGTCAGCAATGAATTTTATCCAAGTGGAAATGTAGTCGACGTTAAACTAAGAAATGAAAATAAGAACGTTGAAAAGTTGAACAATAATCAAGTTCAAAATGTTCAACAAATAGAAATGAAAGTAAACAACATGGTACCAACAAATAGAGATCATATAAGCGCgaaagtaaataatatgaaaaatgaAGCATTTGCTCAAAACAATACAGTCAAGCTAAGCAATGCCGAAACTGTCGATAGTAATACTACGGTGCCATTCATTgagaaagaaaatattgatttgagtttGAAAACCGTTGAAACAGTTGCGCATCCTGAGGAAAGTATTGAAAATCTAGAATCTTATGCTATTACTGGTCAAAATGAACCTGTTTCAGAAAATATTCAGCAACAGGAATATGAATCCAATAACGAGAGAACAATTGTAAGTGACGCTATCCCTTCACAAATAGATGAATTTGAAGCTGAACAAAAAGGAATGTTCTATGCAGAAGAAACTGGATACAATCAAAATGTTGATACTACGGGATATAATGCACAAAATGAAGAATATACAAATGAACAATATTCTTACTATAATGAACCTCAACAAGAACAACCTTACTATGCAGAAATCAATGAACACGAAGAGTCGACGGAACGTTATGATCCCAATTACGAACAACAATATGTTGGGAATTATGAAGAAAATGTCAATGTTGCTCAGTATGAGAACCAGCAATATGCAGCAGATAGTTATGAAAATCAGCAAGAGGTAATGAACGTTAATTACGAACAACAGCCAGACCAGCAAGAAATGACAAATGGAAATTATTATGACCAACAGCCAGGCCAACAAGATCtaactaatttaaattatgaacAACAGCCAGTTCAGCAAGACCTAACTAATGTAAATTATGAGCAACAGCTAGGTCAGCAAGATCTAACTAATGTAAATTATGAGCAACAGCTAGGTCAGCAAGATCTAACTAATGTAAATTATGAGCAACAGCTAGGTCAGCAAGATCTAACTAATGTAAATTATGAGCAACAGCTAGGTCAGCACGATCTAACTAATGTAAATTATGAGCAACAGCTAGGTCAGCAAGATCTAACTAATGTAAATTATGAGCAACAGCTAGGTCAGCAAGATTTAACTAATGTAAATTATGAACAACAGCCAGTTCAGCAAGACCTATCTAATGTAAATTATGATCAACAGCTAGGCCAACAAGACCAAACTAATGTAAACTATGAGCAAGTGCCAGGTCAGCAAGATCTAACTAATGTAAATTATGAACAACAGCCAGTTAATTATGACTACGGACACTCTACACATCTTGACAATCCTGATCAAAGCcaaattgaaaatataaatacttatgaTAGCCAAGCCAGTGAACTTGTGAACTATGAAACTCAACAATATAATGAAGTAGGTGAGGTTGAACATCCTACAATTCCAGACCAGAATGTATATGAAAGTCAACAAGACTATGTACAAATGCGTACTGAACAAGAAGCAATACAAAACATGGAACAACAACTTGATGGGGAAGGTTATACAGAAATTCAAAATACATATCCAAGTGAGCAAGCTGCTGCTGTAGAAAATATTAGTGATATAGAACCAAATATTAAAGTAACTTAA
- the LOC123874887 gene encoding putative mediator of RNA polymerase II transcription subunit 26 isoform X2, protein MGKSGKKTKSDRINALRKQYDAFLDEDKKRKDRNEFILGCLEKMRLYTPAVIPVHHNLGSPQIGKYHFVTQERPEYLRKIRFDDNLILRSRPTDVLADCVVKDEQKILQEISKKYILIPKLRPTNENSVTYYNPSSVSNDTDWRNKYNILDELKKVEKEGSSEVSKDTDITHETFNNRENIDFESMIATPENGKEQKLDINKDPIYDRQENNEKGPVTELQTNNTKSYSDYNIECKNPLEDEQNIIPTKVKNAENKVGSPGLISINQEQTFSDTNKVSNEFYPSGNVVDVKLRNENKNVEKLNNNQVQNVQQIEMKVNNMVPTNRDHISAKVNNMKNEAFAQNNTVKLSNAETVDSNTTVPFIEKENIDLSLKTVETVAHPEESIENLESYAITGQNEPVSENIQQQEYESNNERTIVSDAIPSQIDEFEAEQKGMFYAEETGYNQNVDTTGYNAQNEEYTNEQYSYYNEPQQEQPYYAEINEHEESTERYDPNYEQQYVGNYEENVNVAQYENQQYAADSYENQQEVMNVNYEQQPDQQEMTNGNYYDQQPGQQDLTNLNYEQQPVQQDLTNVNYEQQLGQQDLTNVNYEQQLGQQDLTNVNYEQQLGQQDLTNVNYEQQLGQHDLTNVNYEQQLGQQDLTNVNYEQQLGQQDLTNVNYEQQPVQQDLSNVNYDQQLGQQDQTNVNYEQVPGQQDLTNVNYEQQPVNYDYGHSTHLDNPDQSQIENINTYDSQASELVNYETQQYNEVGEVEHPTIPDQNVYESQQDYVQMRTEQEAIQNMEQQLDGEGYTEIQNTYPSEQAAAVENISDIEPNIKVT, encoded by the exons ATGGGGAAATCGGGCAAAAA AACTAAATCAGACCGTATTAATGCGCTTAGAAAACAATACGACGCATTTCTTGATGAAGACAAAAAGCGTAAAGACAGAAATGAGTTCATTTTAGGCTGCCTTGAAAAAATGCGTTTATACACCCCTGCTGTGATACCAGTTCACCATAATTTG ggaaGTCCACAAATAGGAAAATATCATTTTGTAACCCAAGAGCGACCAGAATATCTAAGAAAAATAAGATTTGATGATAATTTAATACTACGCTCAAGACCAACAGATGTTTTAGCAGATTGTGTTGTAAAAgatgaacaaaaaatattacaagaaataagtaaaaaatatatacttattccAAAACTTCGACCTACTAACGAAAATAGTGTAACTTATTATAATCCATCGAGCGTAAGTAATGATACTGATTggagaaataaatataatattttagatgaGCTTAAGAAAGTTGAAAAGGAAGGATCATCAGAGGTTTCAAAGGATACAGATATAACACACGAAACTTTCAATAATCGAGAAAACATTGACTTTGAATCTATGATAGCTACACCAGAAAACGGAAAAGAACAAAAACTCGACATCAACAAAGATCCAATTTATGATAGACAGGAAAATAATGAGAAAGGGCCAGTCACTGAATTACAAACTAATAATACTAAAAGTTATTCTGATTATAATATTGAGTGCAAAAATCCTTTGGAAGACGAGCAAAATATAATTCCTACCAAAGTGAAAAACGCTGAAAATAAAGTTGGTTCACCAGGATTGATTTCTATAAACCAAGAACAAACTTTTTCTGATACAAATAAGGTCAGCAATGAATTTTATCCAAGTGGAAATGTAGTCGACGTTAAACTAAGAAATGAAAATAAGAACGTTGAAAAGTTGAACAATAATCAAGTTCAAAATGTTCAACAAATAGAAATGAAAGTAAACAACATGGTACCAACAAATAGAGATCATATAAGCGCgaaagtaaataatatgaaaaatgaAGCATTTGCTCAAAACAATACAGTCAAGCTAAGCAATGCCGAAACTGTCGATAGTAATACTACGGTGCCATTCATTgagaaagaaaatattgatttgagtttGAAAACCGTTGAAACAGTTGCGCATCCTGAGGAAAGTATTGAAAATCTAGAATCTTATGCTATTACTGGTCAAAATGAACCTGTTTCAGAAAATATTCAGCAACAGGAATATGAATCCAATAACGAGAGAACAATTGTAAGTGACGCTATCCCTTCACAAATAGATGAATTTGAAGCTGAACAAAAAGGAATGTTCTATGCAGAAGAAACTGGATACAATCAAAATGTTGATACTACGGGATATAATGCACAAAATGAAGAATATACAAATGAACAATATTCTTACTATAATGAACCTCAACAAGAACAACCTTACTATGCAGAAATCAATGAACACGAAGAGTCGACGGAACGTTATGATCCCAATTACGAACAACAATATGTTGGGAATTATGAAGAAAATGTCAATGTTGCTCAGTATGAGAACCAGCAATATGCAGCAGATAGTTATGAAAATCAGCAAGAGGTAATGAACGTTAATTACGAACAACAGCCAGACCAGCAAGAAATGACAAATGGAAATTATTATGACCAACAGCCAGGCCAACAAGATCtaactaatttaaattatgaacAACAGCCAGTTCAGCAAGACCTAACTAATGTAAATTATGAGCAACAGCTAGGTCAGCAAGATCTAACTAATGTAAATTATGAGCAACAGCTAGGTCAGCAAGATCTAACTAATGTAAATTATGAGCAACAGCTAGGTCAGCAAGATCTAACTAATGTAAATTATGAGCAACAGCTAGGTCAGCACGATCTAACTAATGTAAATTATGAGCAACAGCTAGGTCAGCAAGATCTAACTAATGTAAATTATGAGCAACAGCTAGGTCAGCAAGATTTAACTAATGTAAATTATGAACAACAGCCAGTTCAGCAAGACCTATCTAATGTAAATTATGATCAACAGCTAGGCCAACAAGACCAAACTAATGTAAACTATGAGCAAGTGCCAGGTCAGCAAGATCTAACTAATGTAAATTATGAACAACAGCCAGTTAATTATGACTACGGACACTCTACACATCTTGACAATCCTGATCAAAGCcaaattgaaaatataaatacttatgaTAGCCAAGCCAGTGAACTTGTGAACTATGAAACTCAACAATATAATGAAGTAGGTGAGGTTGAACATCCTACAATTCCAGACCAGAATGTATATGAAAGTCAACAAGACTATGTACAAATGCGTACTGAACAAGAAGCAATACAAAACATGGAACAACAACTTGATGGGGAAGGTTATACAGAAATTCAAAATACATATCCAAGTGAGCAAGCTGCTGCTGTAGAAAATATTAGTGATATAGAACCAAATATTAAAGTAACTTAA
- the LOC123874887 gene encoding putative mediator of RNA polymerase II transcription subunit 26 isoform X1 encodes MFLIIFRKCSNIPWSITKSDRINALRKQYDAFLDEDKKRKDRNEFILGCLEKMRLYTPAVIPVHHNLGSPQIGKYHFVTQERPEYLRKIRFDDNLILRSRPTDVLADCVVKDEQKILQEISKKYILIPKLRPTNENSVTYYNPSSVSNDTDWRNKYNILDELKKVEKEGSSEVSKDTDITHETFNNRENIDFESMIATPENGKEQKLDINKDPIYDRQENNEKGPVTELQTNNTKSYSDYNIECKNPLEDEQNIIPTKVKNAENKVGSPGLISINQEQTFSDTNKVSNEFYPSGNVVDVKLRNENKNVEKLNNNQVQNVQQIEMKVNNMVPTNRDHISAKVNNMKNEAFAQNNTVKLSNAETVDSNTTVPFIEKENIDLSLKTVETVAHPEESIENLESYAITGQNEPVSENIQQQEYESNNERTIVSDAIPSQIDEFEAEQKGMFYAEETGYNQNVDTTGYNAQNEEYTNEQYSYYNEPQQEQPYYAEINEHEESTERYDPNYEQQYVGNYEENVNVAQYENQQYAADSYENQQEVMNVNYEQQPDQQEMTNGNYYDQQPGQQDLTNLNYEQQPVQQDLTNVNYEQQLGQQDLTNVNYEQQLGQQDLTNVNYEQQLGQQDLTNVNYEQQLGQHDLTNVNYEQQLGQQDLTNVNYEQQLGQQDLTNVNYEQQPVQQDLSNVNYDQQLGQQDQTNVNYEQVPGQQDLTNVNYEQQPVNYDYGHSTHLDNPDQSQIENINTYDSQASELVNYETQQYNEVGEVEHPTIPDQNVYESQQDYVQMRTEQEAIQNMEQQLDGEGYTEIQNTYPSEQAAAVENISDIEPNIKVT; translated from the exons ATGTTTCTGATAATATTCCGCAAGTGCTCGAATATTCCTTGGTCAAT AACTAAATCAGACCGTATTAATGCGCTTAGAAAACAATACGACGCATTTCTTGATGAAGACAAAAAGCGTAAAGACAGAAATGAGTTCATTTTAGGCTGCCTTGAAAAAATGCGTTTATACACCCCTGCTGTGATACCAGTTCACCATAATTTG ggaaGTCCACAAATAGGAAAATATCATTTTGTAACCCAAGAGCGACCAGAATATCTAAGAAAAATAAGATTTGATGATAATTTAATACTACGCTCAAGACCAACAGATGTTTTAGCAGATTGTGTTGTAAAAgatgaacaaaaaatattacaagaaataagtaaaaaatatatacttattccAAAACTTCGACCTACTAACGAAAATAGTGTAACTTATTATAATCCATCGAGCGTAAGTAATGATACTGATTggagaaataaatataatattttagatgaGCTTAAGAAAGTTGAAAAGGAAGGATCATCAGAGGTTTCAAAGGATACAGATATAACACACGAAACTTTCAATAATCGAGAAAACATTGACTTTGAATCTATGATAGCTACACCAGAAAACGGAAAAGAACAAAAACTCGACATCAACAAAGATCCAATTTATGATAGACAGGAAAATAATGAGAAAGGGCCAGTCACTGAATTACAAACTAATAATACTAAAAGTTATTCTGATTATAATATTGAGTGCAAAAATCCTTTGGAAGACGAGCAAAATATAATTCCTACCAAAGTGAAAAACGCTGAAAATAAAGTTGGTTCACCAGGATTGATTTCTATAAACCAAGAACAAACTTTTTCTGATACAAATAAGGTCAGCAATGAATTTTATCCAAGTGGAAATGTAGTCGACGTTAAACTAAGAAATGAAAATAAGAACGTTGAAAAGTTGAACAATAATCAAGTTCAAAATGTTCAACAAATAGAAATGAAAGTAAACAACATGGTACCAACAAATAGAGATCATATAAGCGCgaaagtaaataatatgaaaaatgaAGCATTTGCTCAAAACAATACAGTCAAGCTAAGCAATGCCGAAACTGTCGATAGTAATACTACGGTGCCATTCATTgagaaagaaaatattgatttgagtttGAAAACCGTTGAAACAGTTGCGCATCCTGAGGAAAGTATTGAAAATCTAGAATCTTATGCTATTACTGGTCAAAATGAACCTGTTTCAGAAAATATTCAGCAACAGGAATATGAATCCAATAACGAGAGAACAATTGTAAGTGACGCTATCCCTTCACAAATAGATGAATTTGAAGCTGAACAAAAAGGAATGTTCTATGCAGAAGAAACTGGATACAATCAAAATGTTGATACTACGGGATATAATGCACAAAATGAAGAATATACAAATGAACAATATTCTTACTATAATGAACCTCAACAAGAACAACCTTACTATGCAGAAATCAATGAACACGAAGAGTCGACGGAACGTTATGATCCCAATTACGAACAACAATATGTTGGGAATTATGAAGAAAATGTCAATGTTGCTCAGTATGAGAACCAGCAATATGCAGCAGATAGTTATGAAAATCAGCAAGAGGTAATGAACGTTAATTACGAACAACAGCCAGACCAGCAAGAAATGACAAATGGAAATTATTATGACCAACAGCCAGGCCAACAAGATCtaactaatttaaattatgaacAACAGCCAGTTCAGCAAGACCTAACTAATGTAAATTATGAGCAACAGCTAGGTCAGCAAGATCTAACTAATGTAAATTATGAGCAACAGCTAGGTCAGCAAGATCTAACTAATGTAAATTATGAGCAACAGCTAGGTCAGCAAGATCTAACTAATGTAAATTATGAGCAACAGCTAGGTCAGCACGATCTAACTAATGTAAATTATGAGCAACAGCTAGGTCAGCAAGATCTAACTAATGTAAATTATGAGCAACAGCTAGGTCAGCAAGATTTAACTAATGTAAATTATGAACAACAGCCAGTTCAGCAAGACCTATCTAATGTAAATTATGATCAACAGCTAGGCCAACAAGACCAAACTAATGTAAACTATGAGCAAGTGCCAGGTCAGCAAGATCTAACTAATGTAAATTATGAACAACAGCCAGTTAATTATGACTACGGACACTCTACACATCTTGACAATCCTGATCAAAGCcaaattgaaaatataaatacttatgaTAGCCAAGCCAGTGAACTTGTGAACTATGAAACTCAACAATATAATGAAGTAGGTGAGGTTGAACATCCTACAATTCCAGACCAGAATGTATATGAAAGTCAACAAGACTATGTACAAATGCGTACTGAACAAGAAGCAATACAAAACATGGAACAACAACTTGATGGGGAAGGTTATACAGAAATTCAAAATACATATCCAAGTGAGCAAGCTGCTGCTGTAGAAAATATTAGTGATATAGAACCAAATATTAAAGTAACTTAA
- the LOC123874900 gene encoding uncharacterized protein LOC123874900, with translation MIYRWWHKYIRRRTKPIPPDVAVLWKRRLSIAYAILAWNAFGILAYSMYQGKADWAHYYGLKSDEEHSMSPARAWANTLGIKNAKVVRISGFTKVDEYEIVDGEEVRNKENETKDEGLSE, from the exons ATGATATATAGATGGTGGCATAAATACATACGACGTAGAACTAAACCAATTCCACCTGATGTTGCGGTTTTGTGGAAACGACGATTAAGCATAGCGTACGCAATTTTGGCATGGAATGCTTTTGGAATATTGGCATATAGTATGTACCAAGGAAAAGCGGATTGGGCACATTATTATGGTTTAAAATCTGATGAAGAACATTCTATGTCGCCAG CACGAGCATGGGCCAATACATTAGGAATTAAAAATGCCAAAGTTGTAAGGATATCCGGGTTCACTAAGGTAGATGAATATGAAATTGTTGATGGAGAAGAAGTAAGAAATAAGGAAAATGAAACTAAAGATGAAGGACTTAGTGAATAG
- the LOC123874893 gene encoding scaffold protein salvador: protein MISRKGQKAINEGVVGKYVKKDTPPDLPIINVWTTGNNRRPRSQPFGSSDGATQSMENKFGKAQTMSGHAGKYTPSESVPNLAHRFANLSTGSEIASTSSNFNSQFHLDANLASHSTLNEIDDSFSRQTSHRYYRQTQPEDPIYQNQQQVQQQKQQQYSSREASMPRISSNLSLTPRLHPPSPHSIRLHCTESFTTASQSSPIYSNYVNTPALPYHNKTHGGNIISSSQGSDECELPLPPGWSADRTLRGRRYYMDHNTQTTHWTHPLESVPRPWHRVSTPHHGVYYFNEITHQTTYAHPCLVGGCYLVSPLVPTLVPPYLLEEIPHWLIVYSKADQELDHKLQWNMFRLSELDCYSDMLTRLYKQELQLIVMKYEQYRSALLQELERRRHNKSCHTHSNY, encoded by the exons atgatcTCGAGAAAAGGGCAGAAAGCTATCAACGAAGGGGTTGTGggtaaatatgtaaaaaaagaTACACCGCCGGATTTGCCGA TAATAAATGTTTGGACGACTGGAAACAACAGAAGGCCACGTAGTCAGCCTTTTGGCTCAAGTGATGGAGCCACTCAAAGCATGGAGAATAAGTTCGGCAAAGCACAAACTATGAGTGGACATGCTGGAAAGTACACACCAAGTGAATCTGTACCTAACTTGGCCCACAG gtttgCAAACTTGTCTACTGGCAGTGAAATAGCTAGTACATCGAGCAATTTTAATTCTCAGTTTCATTTGGATGCTAAtttg GCTTCACATTCAACATTGAATGAAATTGATGATTCATTTAGTAGACAAACAAGTCATAGATACTACAGACAAACACAACCAGAGGATCCTATTTATCAAAATCAacaacag GTGCAGCAACAGAAGCAACAGCAGTATAGTTCTCGGGAGGCGAGCATGCCTCGGATATCTTCCAACTTGAGCCTGACCCCTAGACTCCATCCCCCATCTCCACACTCTATCAGACTGCATTGTACTGAAT CATTTACAACAGCCAGCCAGTCTTCCCCAATATACTCAAATTACGTGAATACACCTGCACTCCCATACCATAACAAAACGCATGGGGGCAACATAATATCATCTAGTCAAg GGTCGGACGAGTGCGAGCTGCCGCTGCCGCCGGGCTGGTCGGCGGACCGCACGCTGCGCGGGCGCCGCTACTACATGGACCACAACACGCAGACCACGCACTGGACACACCCGCTGGAGAGCGTGCCGCGCCCATGGCACCGCGTCTCCACTCCCCACCATGGCGTTTATTACTTCAA tgAAATCACACATCAGACCACATACGCACATCCATGTCTGGTAGGAGGCTGTTACTTGGTCAGCCCACTTGTACCGACTTTGGTTCCTCCTTACCTGTTAGAAGAAATACCACATTGGCTCATTGTTTATTCTAAAG CTGATCAAGAACTAGACCACAAGCTACAATGGAACATGTTCCGCCTCAGTGAACTTGATTGTTACTCTGACATGTTGACACGCCTCTACAAGCAAGAGCTGCAACTCATTGTGATGAAGTATGAGCAATATAG gtcTGCTCTTTTACAAGAACTTGAGAGACGGCGGCATAACAAGTCATGTCACACACATTCAAATTATTAG
- the LOC123874896 gene encoding diphthine methyl ester synthase yields the protein MFYLVGLGLGDAKDITVQGLEIVKKCDKVLLEGYTSILTVGKDALENFYGRQLIMADRELCENNIDEILKEAKEKDIALLVVGDPLGATTHTDMLLRAKDFGVKTQIVHNASIMNAVSCCGLQLYNFGETVSIPYWTDTWKPDSFFEKIVGNHSRNLHTLCLLDIKVKEPTEESLTKKVRQYMDPKFMSVKEAARQLVQIIENKPGTGITTNSLAIGLSRVGAPDQKIVAMSLEAMQNYDLGAPLHSLVIPAPVLHPLEIDYLTQFR from the exons atgttttatttagtaGGCCTTGGTTTAGGCGACGCCAAAGACATAACTGTACAAGGGTtagaaatagtaaaaaaatgtgataaagtTTTATTAGAAGGTTATACTTCTATATTGACTGTCGGAAAAGATGCTTTG GAAAATTTCTATGGGAGGCAATTGATTATGGCAGATAGAGAGCTATGTGAAAATAACATAGATGAAATCCTAAAAGAGGCCAAGGAGAAAGATATAGCTCTTTTAGTAGTGGGAGATCCCCTAGGAGCAACAACACATACTGATATGTTACTTCGTGCGAAAGACTTTGGAGTTAAAACACAA ATTGTTCACAATGCATCAATAATGAATGCTGTAAGTTGTTGTGGCTTGCAGCTGTACAACTTTGGTGAAACTGTTTCCATTCCCTACTGGACAGACACTTGGAAACCTGACAGTTTCTTTGAGAAAATTGTGGGGAATCACTCCAGAAACTTGCATACTCTTTGTCTTTTAG atATTAAAGTAAAGGAGCCAACAGAAGAATCATTGACAAAGAAGGTGCGTCAGTATATGGATCCTAAGTTCATGTCTGTCAAAGAAGCAGCTAGACAATTAGTTCAGATAATCGAAAATAAACCTGGCACAG GTATCACCACAAACAGTTTGGCGATTGGCCTATCACGGGTGGGAGCTCCTGATCAAAAGATAGTGGCAATGTCATTGGAAGCAATGCAGAACTATGATCTGGGCGCACCTTTACACAGTCTTGTTATACCCGCGCCAGTTTTGCACCCACTTGAAATAGATTATCTCACACAATTTAGATAG